One stretch of Roseimicrobium sp. ORNL1 DNA includes these proteins:
- a CDS encoding Gfo/Idh/MocA family oxidoreductase: MNTRRDFLKTSTTALAATMSAKTAFGSQANSRIKVGMVGCGGRGTMIAKMFLENGYFEIGGAADYFEDKAATVARSFQLGKEKVFTGLQCVEKMIAQGGVDAVAIISPPYFHPAQAKAAVEAGLHVYLAKPMAVDVPGVQSIEASGKAAREKKKVFLIDFQTRTDAFFMEALQRVHKGALGDLAFGEAKYMSGRLGAKGDDKTPEGRLQNWVFWKGLSGDIVVEQNIHTLDMMAWAFGNKGPLKVTGTCARRSRVDVGDCNDTFTSFIEYPNQVGVTFASRQFEAFGAPGGITFDLYGNKGALFSEYGGNVMIRGGKESFYRGGANKELYRSGISENMTAFHKAISSGDTSNPTIEPSITSNLTAIMVRLAAYGGKTVTWDEVLANKDVMAVNLEGLQS; encoded by the coding sequence ATGAACACGCGACGCGATTTTCTCAAGACGTCCACCACGGCCCTGGCAGCCACGATGTCCGCCAAGACCGCCTTCGGCTCCCAGGCAAACAGCCGCATCAAAGTCGGCATGGTGGGCTGCGGCGGGCGAGGCACGATGATTGCCAAGATGTTCCTGGAAAACGGCTACTTCGAAATCGGCGGCGCGGCGGATTACTTCGAGGACAAGGCGGCGACGGTGGCCAGGTCCTTCCAGCTTGGTAAGGAGAAGGTCTTCACCGGCCTGCAGTGCGTGGAAAAGATGATCGCGCAGGGAGGCGTGGATGCGGTAGCCATCATCAGCCCGCCCTACTTCCACCCGGCCCAGGCGAAGGCGGCTGTGGAAGCTGGCCTGCATGTGTACCTCGCGAAGCCCATGGCCGTGGATGTGCCGGGCGTGCAGAGCATCGAAGCCAGTGGCAAGGCGGCTCGCGAGAAGAAAAAAGTTTTCCTCATCGATTTTCAGACACGCACGGACGCCTTTTTCATGGAAGCCCTGCAGCGCGTGCACAAGGGTGCCCTCGGTGACCTCGCGTTTGGCGAGGCCAAGTACATGTCTGGCCGCCTCGGCGCGAAGGGTGATGACAAGACACCGGAAGGCCGCCTGCAGAACTGGGTCTTCTGGAAGGGACTCAGTGGTGACATCGTGGTGGAGCAGAACATCCACACGCTGGACATGATGGCCTGGGCCTTCGGCAACAAGGGACCTCTCAAGGTCACCGGTACCTGCGCCCGCCGCTCGCGTGTGGACGTCGGCGATTGCAATGACACCTTCACCTCCTTCATCGAGTACCCGAATCAAGTCGGGGTCACCTTCGCCTCACGCCAGTTTGAAGCCTTCGGAGCACCGGGCGGCATCACCTTTGATCTGTATGGCAACAAGGGCGCGCTCTTCAGCGAATACGGTGGCAACGTCATGATCCGTGGTGGAAAGGAATCCTTCTACCGCGGTGGTGCGAACAAGGAACTCTACCGCTCCGGCATCAGCGAGAACATGACTGCCTTTCACAAAGCCATCAGTTCGGGAGACACCAGCAATCCCACGATCGAGCCGAGCATCACCAGCAACCTTACCGCCATCATGGTGCGACTCGCGGCCTACGGCGGAAAGACCGTGACGTGGGACGAGGTGCTGGCAAATAAGGACGTGATGGCGGTGAACCTGGAAGGCCTGCAATCATGA
- a CDS encoding aldolase/citrate lyase family protein, with translation MPALPEPRVAAPPFTLTLLTKDTAWAAAADAAGVTRVGIDIERMGKIQRQGMVYDARISDHTLADLIPIARVLHHARAFVRLNPLHSRTREEVERALHAGAGSLMLPQFHNASEAREFVGMVAGRAETLLLLETKECLEDLDAIFAIAEVDEVMVGLNDLSLAVGMRHPMQLVASPVLDDIAARARKAGRAFGFGGVASPEVADSVPVPPDLVLARHAALGSHSAWLARSFHKQFTPNTFGDALRRLQSRLNFWFTRSKDHVEDAGRELREHLQGLYLHGSSRS, from the coding sequence ATGCCAGCTCTCCCAGAACCGCGCGTCGCAGCGCCCCCATTCACGCTGACCTTGCTGACCAAGGACACGGCGTGGGCGGCGGCGGCTGATGCCGCCGGGGTGACGCGTGTGGGAATCGACATCGAGCGCATGGGCAAGATCCAGCGTCAGGGCATGGTCTATGATGCGCGCATTTCTGACCACACGCTGGCGGACTTGATCCCCATCGCCAGGGTACTGCACCACGCACGCGCGTTTGTGCGCCTCAATCCTCTTCATTCAAGGACGCGCGAGGAGGTGGAGCGGGCTCTGCACGCGGGTGCGGGTTCCTTGATGCTGCCACAGTTTCACAATGCCAGCGAGGCACGGGAGTTTGTGGGCATGGTGGCAGGACGCGCAGAAACGCTGCTGCTGCTGGAGACGAAAGAGTGCCTCGAGGATTTGGATGCCATCTTCGCCATCGCCGAAGTAGATGAAGTGATGGTCGGGCTCAATGATCTCAGCCTGGCTGTCGGCATGCGGCACCCCATGCAACTGGTGGCTTCGCCAGTGCTGGATGACATCGCTGCCCGTGCGAGGAAGGCAGGACGTGCCTTTGGGTTTGGCGGCGTGGCCAGTCCGGAAGTTGCGGACTCGGTTCCTGTGCCACCAGATCTGGTGCTGGCCCGTCATGCCGCGTTGGGCTCCCACTCCGCGTGGCTTGCCCGGAGTTTCCACAAGCAATTTACTCCAAACACCTTCGGCGATGCGTTGCGCAGACTGCAATCTCGGCTGAATTTCTGGTTCACACGTTCGAAGGATCACGTGGAGGATGCAGGCAGGGAGCTGCGCGAGCATCTCCAGGGCCTGTACTTGCATGGGTCGTCCCGGTCGTGA